A single window of Achromobacter xylosoxidans DNA harbors:
- a CDS encoding methyl-accepting chemotaxis protein — MKNLTLRERIIASFLVILAIMALMVVVDYQRLLQVEAEAKSINTDAVPGIYYSTSIRASWFAGFVAVQDAFNSDTEQERQAGLAALPKNDQHLKDDIEQYRRTVVRGEDQRMFADFEKALQTYMRIRAEILEPAMLADPARAQAKIKSDLRPAFYAGRDVLATMVAANKEQADESAIGIQKAVEKAEVGMLVSLGLAIVAAIICGVLLLRAIVNPMSAIVKTLEATGGGDLTRRLTLARKDEFNAIESGFNGMVDELTGLVGKTQRSAVQVATSVTEIAATSKQQQATASEVAATTTEIGATSREISATSRELVRTMTEVSSAAEQTASLAGSGQVGLARMEDTMRNVVGAAGSVNAKLAILNEKAGNITQVVTTITKVADQTNLLSLNAAIEAEKAGEYGRGFVVVATEIRRLADQTAVATYDIEQMVREIQSSVSAGVMGMDKFSEEVRRGMADMQQVGDQLSQIIQQVQTLAPRVQMVNEGMQAQATGAEQINQALQQLSDAAQQTVESLRQSSLAIEELTLVANDLRSGVSRFKV; from the coding sequence ATCTGACACTCCGCGAGCGCATCATCGCCAGTTTCCTGGTGATCCTGGCCATCATGGCGCTGATGGTCGTGGTCGATTACCAGCGGCTGTTGCAGGTCGAGGCCGAGGCCAAGTCGATCAATACCGACGCGGTGCCCGGCATCTACTACAGCACCTCGATACGGGCGTCGTGGTTTGCCGGCTTCGTGGCGGTGCAGGACGCCTTCAACAGTGATACCGAACAGGAGCGCCAGGCCGGCCTGGCGGCGCTGCCCAAGAACGACCAGCACCTGAAGGACGACATCGAGCAATACCGCCGCACCGTGGTTCGCGGCGAGGACCAGCGCATGTTCGCCGATTTCGAGAAGGCGCTGCAGACGTACATGCGCATCCGCGCCGAAATCCTGGAGCCGGCCATGCTGGCCGATCCGGCGCGGGCCCAGGCCAAGATCAAGAGCGACCTGCGCCCCGCGTTCTACGCCGGCCGCGATGTGCTGGCCACGATGGTGGCGGCCAACAAGGAGCAGGCCGACGAGTCGGCGATCGGCATCCAGAAGGCGGTCGAAAAGGCCGAAGTCGGCATGCTGGTGTCGTTGGGGCTGGCCATCGTGGCCGCCATCATCTGCGGCGTGTTGCTGCTGCGCGCCATCGTCAACCCCATGAGCGCCATCGTCAAGACGCTCGAGGCGACCGGCGGCGGCGACCTGACACGCCGCCTGACGCTGGCCCGCAAGGACGAGTTCAATGCCATCGAGAGCGGCTTCAATGGCATGGTGGACGAGCTGACCGGCCTGGTCGGCAAGACCCAGCGCTCGGCGGTGCAGGTGGCCACGTCGGTGACCGAAATCGCGGCCACGTCCAAGCAGCAGCAGGCCACCGCATCGGAAGTGGCGGCCACCACCACCGAGATCGGCGCGACCTCGCGCGAGATTTCCGCGACCTCGCGCGAACTGGTCCGCACCATGACTGAGGTCTCCAGCGCGGCGGAGCAGACGGCATCGCTGGCCGGCAGCGGCCAGGTGGGCCTGGCGCGCATGGAAGACACCATGCGCAACGTGGTCGGGGCGGCGGGCTCGGTCAACGCCAAGCTGGCCATCCTGAACGAGAAAGCGGGCAATATCACGCAAGTGGTCACCACCATCACCAAGGTGGCCGACCAGACCAACCTGCTGTCGCTGAACGCGGCCATCGAGGCCGAGAAGGCCGGCGAATACGGCCGCGGCTTTGTCGTGGTGGCCACCGAGATCCGCCGGCTGGCGGACCAGACCGCCGTGGCCACCTACGACATCGAGCAAATGGTGCGCGAGATCCAGTCGTCGGTGTCGGCCGGCGTCATGGGCATGGACAAGTTCTCGGAAGAGGTGCGCCGCGGCATGGCCGACATGCAGCAGGTCGGCGACCAGTTGTCGCAGATCATCCAGCAGGTGCAGACGCTGGCGCCGCGCGTGCAGATGGTCAACGAAGGCATGCAGGCGCAGGCCACCGGCGCCGAGCAGATCAACCAGGCATTGCAGCAACTGAGCGATGCGGCCCAGCAGACGGTGGAATCGCTGCGCCAGTCGAGCCTGGCGATCGAGGAACTGACGCTGGTGGCCAACGACCTGCGCAGCGGCGTGTCGCGCTTCAAGGTGTGA
- a CDS encoding chemotaxis protein CheW, translating into MPDLAPIPSAGAGAGRRLYLLFRIGADRYALDAADVVEVLGMRPFKQVPGTPAWVAGMFDCHGAAVPAIDLSALAGAGAAAKVTSTRLALVRYRPAGERDARLLGLILERATETVHYDPAAFQPVGLDMPQARYLGPVLSDGHGMVQALRVVDLLPEPVRAMLFPAGGAQP; encoded by the coding sequence ATGCCCGACCTCGCCCCGATCCCGTCCGCGGGGGCCGGCGCCGGCCGCCGGCTGTACCTGCTGTTCCGCATCGGCGCCGACCGCTATGCGCTGGACGCGGCCGACGTGGTCGAGGTGCTGGGCATGCGCCCGTTCAAGCAGGTGCCGGGCACGCCGGCCTGGGTGGCGGGCATGTTCGATTGCCACGGCGCGGCGGTGCCGGCCATCGATCTGAGCGCGCTGGCCGGAGCGGGCGCGGCGGCCAAGGTGACCAGCACGCGGCTGGCGCTGGTGCGCTATCGGCCCGCCGGCGAGCGCGACGCGCGCCTGCTGGGGCTGATCCTGGAGCGCGCCACGGAAACGGTCCACTATGACCCCGCCGCCTTTCAGCCGGTGGGCCTGGATATGCCGCAGGCCCGTTACCTGGGCCCGGTGCTGAGCGACGGCCATGGCATGGTGCAGGCGCTGCGGGTCGTCGACCTGTTGCCGGAGCCGGTGCGGGCGATGCTGTTCCCGGCCGGGGGAGCGCAGCCATGA